The following are encoded in a window of Gossypium raimondii isolate GPD5lz chromosome 13, ASM2569854v1, whole genome shotgun sequence genomic DNA:
- the LOC105781402 gene encoding uncharacterized protein LOC105781402 — protein sequence MANTYHLQTNGQANVSNRKINTILEKVVNPSRKDWSSRLDDTLRALQIAYKNPLGMSSYQLVFRIACHLPVEMEHKAIWVIKQVNIDYEATGKKRLLDITELEEIRQNAYANVTVYKENTKR from the coding sequence ATGGCTAATACTTATCATCTGCAAACTAATGGGCAAGCCAATGTGTCAAATCGAAAAATTAATACCATACTTGAGAAGGTTGTGAATCCTTCgagaaaagattggtcttccAGACTGGATGACACCTTACGGGCATTGCAGATAGCATACAAAAATCCATTAGGGATGTCGTcgtatcaattggtttttaggatagcatgtcacttgccagttGAAATGGAACACAAAGCAATATGGGtaattaagcaagtgaacataGACTATGAAGCTACTGGAAAGAAAAGGTTGTTGGATATCACTGAACTAGAGGAGATTAGGCAAAATGCCTATGCAAATGTTACAGTTTACAAGGAAAATACCAAACGATGA